GAGGACAGATACATTATTCTGACAGAACTTGTCTCGCGTGTCACTTCCTCTGTTTAAAAAAGAGTGTCATTTCtggttttcttttataatcTTAAAAGAATTACATTCACGAATTAATAagatggataatgatatttagagaatatttttttgacaacatttgaacattgattatgtgttaataTGTAATTGGTCAAAAGTTATTCCACAAtattgtttatgattattattattgattgtggagtaattttttaccaataacAGATTGACAcctaatcaatgttcaaatgttgtcaaaataatgttgtctaaatatcattatccttatattAGAATGATTTTTAACCCATtgctatatataatataaatttgaaactactaattaaattaaaaatctatttatgtACGAGTGATTGTTATGGACTCATTTTCCTTTGTTCTAAATATATCTCACTACATACcgtttttctatattatattatcaatgTATTCAATTATCACACTTATACacgtgtatttttttttttttcatttctattagAAGGTATTATCCttcaatataaataagataacgAGTGATTTGTGCTTATGAAAAAAGTCGATTAAAAAATCTTCAAGCTCAGGTGTTTTTCAGCTGTTTAAATGAGGATCAACTTTGTGTTTCTATAAAGggatttttaatgaaataagaGGACTGCTTTGGAATAGAGGAATGTCACTCATCTTTGCTCCACAGCgaagatttaaaaagaaagtcaaatcggttcaaaaataattaccattttatttctaatgcttttattcttttttattacacataataataataataataataatttatttaaattgtttagccacaatttattttacttaatttttatctattttattttattccaatacaatttcatcaatttaaaattataattcatatttcattttaacataatttacatttaattatattttgtttaagcataaaattgtaatttttcacttttattaattaaaatataaattttattaattaaactcGTCACGTCATTCATCAATTttggtaatattttattttattttcaccatttttttaatccaaataatatcatttttatatctttttttttttctcaaatccaGTTTCAAAACCAAACACAAACTAAGTAACTTTTTAAGATTACAtcatagaaaaaacaaattagaatCTTGAAAATCATTATAgaaatgatgataaaaataatgattacaGTTTAATAATAGTTATAGAAGTGATATATAACAATATGGAAATTACCTCATCAGTGCATTATGATAAAGTTTTAAAACTGACTCGTGCGTTTATAATCCTCTTAAAAGAGAATGACACACCTTATAACAATAAcgaatttaaatgttttttttaatagattaactAAAACAATTGAATATTTTGGTAATGTAATAACTagtaaaaaatcataaaaaaatttaaaaattaggaGAAACCttgaaataaacaaaagttataattatctaaagaGAAATACTTAAATATGTGAAGatacaattaataatttcatatacatttaaaaaaaattaaataaacttttttctttcaattatttgAGATATTTCTTAATGTAGACTGTATTGTATTATTGAAAAgtcattaattgataattaatctaAACAATAATTGTTATTGATAGACAgttgatgaaaataataatcattGATTAGCAGTTAATAAGAATAATGTagtttattgataataaatatgTCAAACATAATTGTAagatcattataatatttataaatatgttgatgtcacagtaattaattaattttgattaatcatttttattaacattGAGATGTTTTTAATGAGTATTTTCTCACACAAATTTGAAGTGTTTTGAATAAAAGACATCAATCCCTTACCTAAAACATAAACCATAACAAAAATTGTacactttaaaaagaaaatagtaattaattccaaaaactttatttcaatattgaaataattaatagaatgcttaagtaaaaaaatcacaaaaagttGAATAGTAACCacaaaatatcaaacaaataaagCGGTATAATTAAGtagtgaaaatcattaaaaatatcgattaatatattttcaaatttttgtatCTTCTTTAAATAGTAAGTCAAACGATTTGTAGAActtcaaacaaatttaacaCGGGCTTGTGTAATCTTCTCAGCAcaattctattttcatttatttgtgggacttatttaaattttcaaaataaataatttatttacaattaatttattcattagTAAAACTCTGTCTTGTATTTgaattctttcttcttgttgttgaataataaataactttaattatttatttattaaaagtatttgttgttcaattatatttatttatttttttcatgtaaggGGTCTGCCATCTAACTTTTATCATCATCTAGATGATCTAATGGTCATTTGCGTCCTCACATCACATCTATAGTTAATCGATCAACTTATTTATTAACTGTCAATTTGTTTGTCCGTATTGCTTATTTCCCCTTTATAGCGGGTTAAGAACTAGTTTTAAAacagtttgataaaaaaaaaggtactAGTTGATTAACAAGTtagagatgaaaaataaaagtaaggacTACATCATCTtattaacaacaaaataaaactatatgatattaaaaaatattttaatattttgggtACTTagtacattaattttttttaataaaaactttattccacaacttttttatttttctcttacaaAATATCATTTGAAGCAGAGatgtaaagaaattaaaattctcTAAGTTTTTAGTATTGTCTTTCTaccttttttcttaaaatatactatttttaatatataaaaacttaagaaaataGACACCAACAACCCATAAGGAAATTTGAACTCGTGTTGAATTCTTTCTTcctatattaattttacttattcgTGCATTCCTTTCCACGGGATTTTTATTCGTTTCAAatctcataattaattaaatgattttctttctagaatattaataaaatcaatcataataaaaattatctgttatattgttaatatattgaatgtattatattatctaTGATGTTAAAAAATCTTCTTTAAATTCCAAGCCAGAAGATTTGtgaattttaaacaaatacaaGGTTCActataaagaaaatagaaatacaaCACATGAGGAGAACTTtgtactaaaataaaatgaaaaacaaaacaccCCTAATTTGGCTAGCAAAATCGGAAGGAAGATGGCATTGAagaaagaaaccaaaaataattcatattttctcCTAAGACATATTATCACTTTTACACAATTACCATTAATCGGGGCCATGAACTGAATTTATTTTCGCACTATCATCGTTGGAAATTTTGGTGAAAGAAATGAGGCCAAGTTTGTTTAGGCTGCAACTTGTTCATGTTTCCGTTTCTTGAATTCTGAAATGATCAAAATTTCACCAAAACTTCTATTGATCAGTGATCATGGCTACTACACCTTGCTATCTGTCTCTGTTACTTGTTCAGATTTATCTGATAGAAGGGGTTGTTCCAAATCTATCCTACTACTTATCTCATCATCTTGCAAGTTTGATTGTGGTGCCGCTGGTTTAATCTCAGCAAACTCTTTGGCTTTACCCCAAAGCACAATATACAAACCAGCAATAACTCCAACAGCCCCTATCAAACTGAAAAAAGAATCAAGCGTATGATTAAACCATTCATATACTGATGTATAATACAACGAACACTGTTTGAGCTAATTTCTTCatgaacaagaaaaataatagtgTATTACCTTCCGATGTATAATTCTTCTTGTAAGAATGTTGCACTTATGAAAGCAGTGATTACTGTTGCTAAAGGGTTGAACATTGCACAGTATAGAGGACCTCTTTCTGAGATGCACCAGGATTGAATAAAGAAACTAACCGCTATTCCGAGTCCCTATTTCATAGAATAACAATCACAATCATTATAATAACATACCAGCAATAGTGATGCAACTTTCCAACTAGGCACGGATGTGCCACTGTTGTACTACACAACAAATAATTACTAGTTGAACTTTTACTGAGTGGTCTGAAACTTACTGCGTATAAAGAACATGAAATCTGTAAAGGTGAATGCAAAATCCACGCTTCAAGATCCGGCTCTGAGAGTAGGGCAAATAGGGCTGACTGTACTGTTGAAAAGAGACACATCCAAAAGGTTGATAATAAATGGTCTGGGCAGGACGAAGCGATTGGTACCTGATTGTTAGTCGAAGTTTTGTCAGATCTCCACTGATGGAGAAAGGAATCATCCTAGaatattcttctttttatagCAAAAGTTTACTTGTACTATGTTTCTTTGAggcaatattaattatttggtcGCTCAGTTATGTTTTTGGTGCTAATTTTTGTATTAACGATTTTAAATACACGTAATTTTAGATTAATCTGAATTATAAACATGTGTTAAGTTGAGACTCGTTAACATTTCTCTAGGGGTGTATCAATGGAAGTGggaaaaaataaaggaagaaagtAGATCTACAGTAATATATGGTTTTCTATTTACCTGCAGGATCATCCAACAAGACCAGAAAACACTGCTTGCTAAAAGCAATAGACAACCCAGCAGCCAATCGTCACCTTCATTACTGCCAGTGAGATGTATAGAAGGAAGGAACTCTGTGTGTAAGAGTTTACGTCCTTTGACCAAGGCCATGGTTAAGGCTCCACTAACACAGAAAATTGTCCCTAATATCTTCGCCATGCTTCTCAAGCTTCGTAGTTCAAGTTTCTCAAATCTGACCCATTCATTTTAAGAAAACACACGTATCAgcaaaagaattatatatatgatttttcctcttttatattggttatattgtattttagttTAAGTAATTCTGATTTAAAtctcttatttctctttttttcttttttttttatgtgtatatagTTAGAGTTCACGTATATTTTTAGAGCCAATACCCCGCAATTGCTGCAATTACAAACGTTAAAGCAGGTATCAGATTACTCATTGCTGTAGCTGCAGTAGAAGATGAATAATATAAACCTCTGAAATATGCATTCTGATTTGCTGTGACTCtgcaaggaaaataaaaaataaaaaatcttggGGTAAGTCTActaatcctttttattttttggtataGAAAGCAGAGCACGTAAGAAGAGGTTTTGAAAAACCGTACCCAACAAGAGCGGTGACGAACATCAAAAAGACGCTCCTAAATCCCAAACAACTTTTTGCCGATTGTCTCCTGTTATGGAAAACAAGCATGTGTGtgattaatgaaaatttttgaGAGTAACCTAAAGAGAGGAAGAGGTGGTTTAAGTATTACCTcttagaagagaaaaacataGGGGCCAAAGCCAAGGTGGCTATGCCTTGCCTGTACACTACAAAGACCGTTGTACTCAACCCATCTAACAGGGCTGCTCTTGTGAAGATGGCAAGTGCTGCGTAATGAACTTGCAGACCTACCATCACAAATAGAGGAAGATGACTTGCTAGACTACCCATTTTCTTCAGATACAATCAAAAGTTGGAATGTTTTCCCACCTTCTATTACATATATGGAGAGCAGGGGGTTGGATCTATTTATATCAAGCCAACTTCAATTTCTACACCGCTTCTTTCTaacattatcattattaaaacacaaatataaaaaaaaaggaaatatgaaattaatttagtaATGTCACAggctatatttttttatctctataaATATCTCTGGAAACAACTCAGGTATGGTAAGAAATTAAGTACTGAATTTAAACGCTTATTCACTACCTTAAAAGAAAATGGtttattaaatgaatgattataaaagatatgaaaacGGGTATTTGAGAATTATTGttcaaagaatttaaaaagttatcGAAGAAATGATAATCAGAtagaataattcttttaatccCTACGTGgcaataaaaatatgtatgtaagtatttttattttttttttacatcaactttttaacaataatttcaaCCTGAAGAGTTATTGATAATTTGAAATCAATTTCTACCATACATACCATATCTCTCTTCAAGACACGTGTGAATGATTACTGCTTCAAATACTACCCTAAAAAGCACTGAAAAAACGGGGCGACTTTTAGCCACCATCACAcactaaaaagaaaatggaaaaaggaaaaaaaaaaatacaagtcgACAAATAGACAAATTAATGAAGAGGGACACATCCACGTTCGTGAATAATAGGTACCAAAGATAAGGTTAGGATACGCGGAGATTGGGGATGATCGAAAGGTGAAATACACCTAGACACGTTTAAGAGAATAGAAAAAAGCAAGAAACGAAACTTCTAGTAGAAAAACAATGACTCGATCCATGTAAGACGCTGAAtcgtttatgttttttatttttattttcttaccaGCTGCATTTACCCCAGTATATATAACTATGAATctattgtataaattttaattttgataaaagaaatgaatttgaTTATGATGAAGAGGTATTTTAAAGGGTATAAAATTtaagagtaaaatatattttgaaagataaaattgagTTGAAAGTTGTTGATGGAATAATGGTAGAGTAGATCTAAACGTTGAGTggtgaaaaataattgaaggTGTTTGTGAAGAGCATAAATAAGAATGGCGTGGCATACATAAAGGTTAGGTAAATAATGCCAATTGCCAAAGTGGCACAATAAACAGAGTCCAATCAGTGTGATTGAGAAGATAGGATGTCCACGGCAGTGAAGGCCAGGTCAACATTATTGGATGGGACACACCACTCAGACATCTCGAGACTTCATGTTCATCTTTAATTCATATACTCCACACACACATaggtttcaattttcaattcataattattttccttctatttttgtctttttccttAAGCGGTGGCAGTTCTTAGCGTACGACGCCATCATCAAATTCTGCccgaaacaaagaaaataattaaatgcacaAAAGGGATATACTCGGATCAGAATCAGATTAGTTTTGATGtaactttaatattaataaacaaCTTTTACCATTGGTACTACTACTGTTAAAAGCCCCACACCCAGAGATAATAATGAAACCATATATTACCATGAAGATTCCAGTAATGACTTGGCTTCCCCTTTTTTCATCAATATCTAGTGCTTCCTCTGTTCAGTTGTACAAAACTATTATTTACACACTCTTATAACGacacatacaataaaaaaattaaaaaagtggaAAGTGGAAAGTGAAAATTGATTTGCGTAGAGACAAATACAGAGAAAAGTGAAAAGAGAAAGTGACAAGATGAAATGAGAGAATATGTATATTATAGAAGTATTAGTGTATATAATTAATGCGAGAGAGTCCGATGCACTCGATGTTACACGTTCATTACACATGAAATGTCAGACAGAACCGTCAGAACAGTTGTTCATTTGTTCACGGGTAACTCTTACCGAAAAATGGATCAACTGCGACCACGTGCCAAGCCAACGTTGCTTCTGTGGAACacttatatatatgataatttttaacaatttttttacaatagaacatgttttaaaaaaatattattaaaaaatctttttcatgtatatatatatacactgaGATACGAGTAGTTTTCTACCTTCTACAGGTATTAGTAGTAGTACAGTACAGCATTAAATGATGGAATAAAATGCATTATTGGGAGAGTTTTGTTATAGCACAACCAAATTGACTCTGACGTTAACCGACATCATTTCTTGGGCGAAACTTTGATATTATTGtcatgattgattgaatttggttgGCTCAATCTTTCCGccttgaaattattaaaaactattcTCCGCATATTCTATTGCCAAATGTACCTTTTTCTTTAACTATTAAATGTGAGCACTTTTGTCTCTAAATTCAAATTTCCAGTTATCACACTGCCaccttcaaaataaaaaatgtacatATCTCGTgcggataattgattatcttattttgttaaatggaaattaaataaataatcaaaataccgttgattgttttgttgaattaaagaagaataagatgaaatccatagttttttttttttattcaacacaACCTAATCTGAAAAATATGTCCATATTATTTTCATGGTCATATTTTGTGTTGAAATTCATAATTGATGGCTTATTATGCTTCCTCTTGTCATCTACACACTTGCCAAACCCCATGTGGCTGTCGTATTAGGTAGTGTTCGAATAAAAACTGAAATTCGTTTTCAGAATttcaatacatattttttaaattatataacaaaataaaaactgttgtttgaaagcttcatttaaccaaaaatattacaattcttttctttaactTGGTTTCCccaattcatatagtttttaTATGATAAGTATTCAGATGGTGAGATATATCCTCATGCCGTCActctttaatatttgaataattatgtTTCATCCAAAAcctatttttatagtttattattaaagtttaaatttattatataagataTAATTCTTAATTGTAAGATTTCTACCATGAAacattattacatttaattgaaATGGTTACTATAAGAATTTTAATCTTAAACTTAAGATTCTGAGATGAAGAAGCCTTCAAAAGTAAAAGGATTGTTGCGCAGTGTATCAGATATTTGTTTACCATCAATTACATAACGGAAGAAATTTCTTGTGAAAGTGGAAGACATTTTCGTAGTCCTGTTCTTATCCTTTTTTTCCATGTTCCTGTTACTGTAAGAATTGCCATCCACCTTTATGAATTTAGCacaacaacattaaaaaacaaactccACCGGCTTAGAAGGACCTTCATTAACCATCACCATAACATCGTGACGTGATAACCTTATTCACGGATAATTCTATCgattactttatttataacaGAAAAATTTATCAGTTTTTCTCcgtaattatttatataaaaatactcatgaatattttaaaatttaaaaatatttacatatatttacaaatacttaaaaatattttttaagaaattttaaaattaaatctaaataaaattataaaaatataaaatttaattcattataataaactcattaatcacaattttaaaatgtttggaATAATACTTGAGGATAAACTCATCTAACACATCATTAATCacaatttaattcattaaaataaaatttaaaacagtcACAGCTCAATCACATTTTCAAAAcatctttttttatcatatatctTCATCAATGTGTCAACCgttcaaaattatcttttattttttgattatttaatttaaaacttaattcgAAATAAACGTTTCCgttataaataattacttaacGATTATAACtgaaaataatcatttaaactttttagttataaatagtatttaaaatcttgcattaaaattttcagttaaataagaaaaacaatatatttctttaaaagttataaaacagaaaaacctTTTATGATTCTACAAATTTTTTTACgctaaattaattgaaaaagaaaatcttgaaatatgcataaattaaatagtatcgttaaaaatataagagaatGATGAgcattctaattttaaattaattatattaaattatgattgGTTGCTTTTAAGAAAGATATCATAGGTGCAAGATTTACTCTAGAATTTGAACAATGAATTTTATATCTCGTGCTTCTTTCTTATCATGCTATgaattgaatgttttatttatctctcttctctcttaatCCTCTTTCACTAAGAagatagtaaaataataaaaaaaaaatgaaaacaattagGTGTTTTAGCaaggaaataaagaaagaattgataatttaaaaatatgcgAAATTCATTGTAATATTTCTCATTTATCTAAGTTTGCTTCTATATTTCTCTCTTcatcttcatattttttatttataagtattttatcattactttgtttttattttgttaatttatttttgtcctacctttttttttttaatttcctccaccgaaataaaatactaatctttatttttctctcaaactctagaagaaaagagaaaagtgagaataaaaatagataaagatgtaaaaaataaaatagaaataagtaCATCCTTAAagagtttgaaattttttttgtcaagaaTAAGATAATGGGCCATCCTATGTAAGAAACCTAGCTGTCTGTGGTGGGTGAGAAGTGTGTtgcatttttttgttaattaaaaatccaGTGTGATCCACATGCCACAACCATTCTTATCGTGCCACGTCAGACCACGTCATCTATTCCAGTTGTGTGCCAGGACAACTGAAAAATACAATCCTCCGATTTATGCCAAAATGTTAGGCTTAAGTTCTTTTATTACTGAAGATAGAAGAAAAATCttcaaattaaagtttaaagaattagttctttaatatatttatgtttaattaaatgaaatttttcataaataaaatcattgtttcttttcctttttttcttatatagactatatagatattaattataaatttataatgaacTAACATGTGCTTAGATATTTTTCATAACCAATATATAGCAATAAAATTGTATGAATcacatgttttaaaagaaaaattgtaatagaattcattttattatgaaGGCTTAAGTTTAACATATGCTCTGTTCGTTTGGGTTTAAAGTGAAATggagagaaaattattaaaaaagtaagaataatatatatatatatatatatatatatatatatatatatatatatatattatttgtatggattgaaacaagaaaatacgataaaaaataagtcaattttttagattaatgaaaaaaaaagttaaagaaaatacatagaagatttgaagaatgattttatgcaaattaaaataattatttttatccaacTTTCTTGTTCTCTTAAACTGCAGATGAAGAAGACCGAGTAAACAAGAATGATGCTTCTGTATCCACTGATATATGGGAAGATGAATCTTTGGAGAAATAGGTGATTAATAACACAGAGTGTAAATGAatcaattgaaaaagaaaagaaaagaaaaaatagaactaGTCAAGGGTAGGATATTTGTCTAGAACATAAAAGGTAGgagtaatgatattttttttacactctgacttttctttattattattatttcttacagatataaaaatttacttttttagaattattttatttctgtaATGTGTCATGTAATATCTATCGTTATTCACAGCGGAGGAAAGGTGTGCTAGTTGCATGGGAGAAAATTGTTTGATCTTGTTTTGATCGAAGGGAggattcatttattatttttaataaaataaaaactgacaattttgatttttagaagaatgaaaaacttgtatataacaatgaaaaatatatacgtAACCTTTTGAAAATACGATTGGATATGTTATCGATGGCCAATAATAATGATGGCTTATTTTATTTGAGAGATTAAGATAGAAaagtgatattttaaaaaataatgaacagATGATTTTGAAAGTAACTTTGGATAAAGCCCAAGAAATTAGACAAACGTGTGAGGGTTTTTGAAGATTACGTGGATTTAACAGGTGTGCATGATGACATGATAATCTTCATTATTTCAATACCAAACACTCATCCTTCTCCCCCATCGATTATTCTTCActggattttttttaagatgataGTCATAAAATTTAATCAGCCTACTTGCATATTGatttatagtaataatatatcattaacatataacttcttttctttttctttaactatTCATTTATTTGGTTTCTATGAGCTATATGgaaggttatatatatatatatatatatatatatatatatatatatatatatatatatatatatatatatatatcatttcgagtgtaatgatatatttttattttaatatttcataattttgtacatcttattatttaagttttaatttgataaaatttactgttaattttttaaaattaaatacatttatgGTCTCTCCATTTTATATATGTcaaatattaatgttttgatGACTaaacaaaactttatatataggGACAAATGATCTAAGTcggaatttaaaaataaaacattgtagattttttatttgaaaaataactaatatgATGATCTTCAGggtttacatatatttttcttttctttattttttcttcgaGG
This genomic stretch from Vigna radiata var. radiata cultivar VC1973A chromosome 7, Vradiata_ver6, whole genome shotgun sequence harbors:
- the LOC106769404 gene encoding WAT1-related protein At4g28040 — its product is MGSLASHLPLFVMVGLQVHYAALAIFTRAALLDGLSTTVFVVYRQGIATLALAPMFFSSKRRQSAKSCLGFRSVFLMFVTALVGVTANQNAYFRGLYYSSSTAATAMSNLIPALTFVIAAIAGFEKLELRSLRSMAKILGTIFCVSGALTMALVKGRKLLHTEFLPSIHLTGSNEGDDWLLGCLLLLASSVFWSCWMILQVPIASSCPDHLLSTFWMCLFSTVQSALFALLSEPDLEAWILHSPLQISCSLYAGLGIAVSFFIQSWCISERGPLYCAMFNPLATVITAFISATFLQEELYIGSLIGAVGVIAGLYIVLWGKAKEFAEIKPAAPQSNLQDDEISSRIDLEQPLLSDKSEQVTETDSKV